In Euphorbia lathyris chromosome 9, ddEupLath1.1, whole genome shotgun sequence, the following are encoded in one genomic region:
- the LOC136207136 gene encoding L-2-hydroxyglutarate dehydrogenase, mitochondrial, which produces MSKQAIARLSRRISSISTSNLEVAKEEADCVVIGAGIVGIAVARALALKGRDVLVLDSASTFGSGTSSRNSQVIHAGIYYPPHSLKALFCVKGRNLLYDYCSKLGIPHKRTGKLIVATSSSQIPKLNHLMDVATRNGVDGLRLIEGFEAMRMEPQLKCVKALVSPFSGIFDAHSLMLSLMGEAECHRTTFCYNSTVIGGHLDGNNMQLHIMGSNDLQDVDGKSLLQPQLILIPKLVVNSAGLSAVSLARRFYGLNNGVIPPAYFARGCYLTLSNTKVSPFEHLIYPIPEDGGLGVHVTLDLDGQVKFGPDVEWMDGVDDISSFLDKYDYSVSADRKEIFYQEIRKYYPNLRDGSLELGYAGIRPKISGPGQSPADFVIQGEDVHGVAGLVNLFGIESPGLTSSMAIAEYIAHRFS; this is translated from the exons ATGTCGAAGCAAGCAATTGCAAGATTATCGAGAAGAATAAGCTCAATCTCTACTTCAAATCTAGAGGTAGCAAAAGAGGAGGCAGATTGCGTTGTAATTGGAGCAGGCATAGTGGGAATAGCAGTAGCCAGAGCCCTAGCTTTAAAAGGTAGAGACGTATTAGTGCTTGATTCCGCCTCAACATTTGGCTCCGGAACTAGTTCTCGCAACAGCCAAGTCATTCATGCCGGTATTTACTACCCTCCTCATTCCCTCAAAGCTCTGTTTTGTGTTAAAGGAAGAAATTTGCTTTACGATTATTGCTCTAAGCTAGGGATTCCTCACAAAAGGACTGGGAAACTTATAGTCGCCACTTCATCTTCTCAGATTCCGAAATTGAATCATTTAATGGATGTCGCTACTCGTAATGGCGTTGATGGGTTGAGATTGATTGAGGGTTTTGAAGCCATGAGAATGGAACCTCAATTAAAATGTGTTAAAGCTTTGGTTTCCCCTTTTTCTGGGATTTTTGATGCTCATTCTCTTATGCTATCTTTAATG GGAGAAGCTGAATGTCATAGAACAACCTTCTGTTACAATTCTACAGTAATTGGTGGTCATCTAGATGGAAATAATATGCAACTTCATATCATGGGAAGCAATGATCTTCAGGATGTGGATGGGAAGTCTCTGTTGCAACCTCAACTTATTCTTATTCCTAAGCTTGTTGTGAACTCTGCAGGACTAAGTGCTGTATCACTTGCTAGGAGATTTTATGGCCTGAATAATGGTGTGATTCCACCTGCATATTTTGCTCGTGGCTGCTACCTTACTCTATCGAATACGAAAGTCTCTCCTTTTGAGCATTTGATATATCCTATTCCTGAAGATGGAGGCCTTGGAGTGCATGTTACTTTGGATTTGGATGGTCAAGTGAAGTTTGGCCCAGATGTTGAGTGGATGGATGGGGTAGACGATATATCGAGCTTTCTTGACAA GTACGACTATTCTGTTAGTGCTGATCGTAAAGAGATATTTTACCAAGAGATAAGAAAGTATTATCCAAATTTGAGAGATGGATCATTAGAGCTTGGTTATGCAGGGATTCGGCCGAAAATCTCGGGTCCTGGACAATCTCCAGCTGACTTTGTGATACag GGGGAAGATGTTCATGGAGTGGCTGGTCTTGTCAACCTTTTCGGAATCGAATCACCTGGTCTAACATCAAGCATGGCAATTGCAGAATATATAGCTCACAGATTCTCCTAA
- the LOC136206542 gene encoding uncharacterized protein isoform X1 has product MEDSASAARHQEGERSTFDSAEADHPQVRYEEGKSEGTSFSQQSRRPSLSSLQIPERSLESSLHDFTKSEVTSVQSPCSSRAVLPPRPSSAMFKSPMRHFFPQRSLRTRNLSENGETTVLIIPDTPVSDVPVDKPSTSSLFSLNKAFFTTSSKATSSLPVTPIAMLGSTSIQERDLNGGSEKPKLEAKHHIRRSLSVPVSVKLKTLKRLESGGSRFRMVLANPHPPAADVLAKGEDERQIDSEDGGEDIPEEDAVCRICMIELGEGGDTLKLECSCKGDLALAHQECAVKWFSIKGNHTCDVCGHAVRNLPVKLLKIHNPQTSFRQTISISPHGEMTDYRVWQEIPVLILVSMLAYFCFLEQLLVSDFGAFALAISLPFSCLLGLLSSMIASTMVSRSYIWAYSCFQFAIVILFAHVFYAILNVRAVLSILLSSFLGFGTSISINYLILEYFRWRRSRQLQSSIQRINRATEQQQQEHHQQSMEGSIVEATEQAAVSHNR; this is encoded by the exons ATGGAGGATTCAGCATCAGCAGCCAGACATCAAGAGGGAGAAAGATCCACATTTGATTCAGCCGAAGCCGATCATCCTCAG gtgCGGTATGAAGAGGGCAAAAGTGAAGGAACCTCTTTCTCTCAGCAGTCTAGGAGACCAAGCCTCTCTTCTCTTCAAATACCTGAAAGATCCTTGGAAAGTTCATTGCATGACTTTACGAAGAGTGAAGTTACTTCAGTACAGAGTCCTTGTTCCAGTAGAGCAGTTCTGCCCCCAAGACCTAGTTCAGCCATGTTCAAATCACCCATGAGACATTTCTTTCCTCAGAGGAGTTTAAGAACAAGAAATTTATCTGAGAATGGTGAGACAACAGTTCTCATCATTCCAGATACACCAGTCTCTGATGTTCCTGTGGATAAACCTTCTACTTCAAGTTTATTTTCTCTCAATAAAGCTTTTTTCACCACATCATCAAAAGCAACAAGTTCCTTACCAGTTACACCCATTGCTATGTTGGGCTCTACGTCTATACAGGAGAGAGATCTTAATGGTGGTTCTGAAAAACCT AAGTTAGAAGCTAAGCATCATATCAGACGCTCATTATCAGTTCCAGttagtgtaaaattaaaaacccTGAAAAGGCTGGAATCTGGTGGAAGTCGATTTCGTATGGTTTTAGCTAATCCTCATCCGCCAGCAGCTGATGTCTTAGCGAAAGGTGAAGATGAGAGACAAATAG ATAGTGAAGATGGTGGTGAAGATATTCCCGAAGAAGATGCAGTTTGCAGGATTTGTATGATTGAGCTGGGGGAAGGAGGTGATACTTTAAAGCTGGAATGTAGCTGCAAAGGAGACCTTGCGCTTGCACATCAAGAGTGTGCTGTAAAGTGGTTTAGCATCAAAGGAAACCATACATGTGACGTCTGTGGGCATGCTGTTCGGAATCTACCTGTAAAGTTACTAAAGATACATAATCCTCAAACTTCTTTTAGACAGACAATTTCTATATCACCACACGGGGAAATGACCGATTACAG AGTCTGGCAGGAAATACCAGTTCTTATCCTGGTCAGCATGCTAGCATATTTTTGTTTTCTGGAGCAACTACTG GTATCAGACTTTGGAGCTTTTGCTCTTGCCATTTCATTACCGTTCTCTTGTCTTTTAGGCCTCCTCTCTTCCATGATTGCTTCTACCATGG TGAGCAGGAGTTACATATGGGCGTATTCTTGCTTCCAGTTCGCCATTGTCATCTTGTTTGCTCATGTCTTTTATGCTATT CTTAATGTGCGCGCCGTTCTCTCCATTTTGCTATCCTCATTCTTGGGCTTTGGGACTTCAATCAGCATAAATTATCTTATTCTGGAGTACTTTCGATGGAGAAGAAGTAGGCAGCTACAATCTTCAATTCAACGTATAAACCGTGCTACAGAGCAACAGCAGCAAGAACATCATCAACAGTCCATGGAGGGTTCAATCGTTGAGGCTACCGAGCAAGCTGCTGTAAGCCATAATAGATAG
- the LOC136206542 gene encoding uncharacterized protein isoform X2, protein MEDSASAARHQEGERSTFDSAEADHPQVRYEEGKSEGTSFSQQSRRPSLSSLQIPERSLESSLHDFTKSEVTSVQSPCSSRAVLPPRPSSAMFKSPMRHFFPQRSLRTRNLSENGETTVLIIPDTPVSDVPVDKPSTSSLFSLNKAFFTTSSKATSSLPVTPIAMLGSTSIQERDLNGGSEKPLEAKHHIRRSLSVPVSVKLKTLKRLESGGSRFRMVLANPHPPAADVLAKGEDERQIDSEDGGEDIPEEDAVCRICMIELGEGGDTLKLECSCKGDLALAHQECAVKWFSIKGNHTCDVCGHAVRNLPVKLLKIHNPQTSFRQTISISPHGEMTDYRVWQEIPVLILVSMLAYFCFLEQLLVSDFGAFALAISLPFSCLLGLLSSMIASTMVSRSYIWAYSCFQFAIVILFAHVFYAILNVRAVLSILLSSFLGFGTSISINYLILEYFRWRRSRQLQSSIQRINRATEQQQQEHHQQSMEGSIVEATEQAAVSHNR, encoded by the exons ATGGAGGATTCAGCATCAGCAGCCAGACATCAAGAGGGAGAAAGATCCACATTTGATTCAGCCGAAGCCGATCATCCTCAG gtgCGGTATGAAGAGGGCAAAAGTGAAGGAACCTCTTTCTCTCAGCAGTCTAGGAGACCAAGCCTCTCTTCTCTTCAAATACCTGAAAGATCCTTGGAAAGTTCATTGCATGACTTTACGAAGAGTGAAGTTACTTCAGTACAGAGTCCTTGTTCCAGTAGAGCAGTTCTGCCCCCAAGACCTAGTTCAGCCATGTTCAAATCACCCATGAGACATTTCTTTCCTCAGAGGAGTTTAAGAACAAGAAATTTATCTGAGAATGGTGAGACAACAGTTCTCATCATTCCAGATACACCAGTCTCTGATGTTCCTGTGGATAAACCTTCTACTTCAAGTTTATTTTCTCTCAATAAAGCTTTTTTCACCACATCATCAAAAGCAACAAGTTCCTTACCAGTTACACCCATTGCTATGTTGGGCTCTACGTCTATACAGGAGAGAGATCTTAATGGTGGTTCTGAAAAACCT TTAGAAGCTAAGCATCATATCAGACGCTCATTATCAGTTCCAGttagtgtaaaattaaaaacccTGAAAAGGCTGGAATCTGGTGGAAGTCGATTTCGTATGGTTTTAGCTAATCCTCATCCGCCAGCAGCTGATGTCTTAGCGAAAGGTGAAGATGAGAGACAAATAG ATAGTGAAGATGGTGGTGAAGATATTCCCGAAGAAGATGCAGTTTGCAGGATTTGTATGATTGAGCTGGGGGAAGGAGGTGATACTTTAAAGCTGGAATGTAGCTGCAAAGGAGACCTTGCGCTTGCACATCAAGAGTGTGCTGTAAAGTGGTTTAGCATCAAAGGAAACCATACATGTGACGTCTGTGGGCATGCTGTTCGGAATCTACCTGTAAAGTTACTAAAGATACATAATCCTCAAACTTCTTTTAGACAGACAATTTCTATATCACCACACGGGGAAATGACCGATTACAG AGTCTGGCAGGAAATACCAGTTCTTATCCTGGTCAGCATGCTAGCATATTTTTGTTTTCTGGAGCAACTACTG GTATCAGACTTTGGAGCTTTTGCTCTTGCCATTTCATTACCGTTCTCTTGTCTTTTAGGCCTCCTCTCTTCCATGATTGCTTCTACCATGG TGAGCAGGAGTTACATATGGGCGTATTCTTGCTTCCAGTTCGCCATTGTCATCTTGTTTGCTCATGTCTTTTATGCTATT CTTAATGTGCGCGCCGTTCTCTCCATTTTGCTATCCTCATTCTTGGGCTTTGGGACTTCAATCAGCATAAATTATCTTATTCTGGAGTACTTTCGATGGAGAAGAAGTAGGCAGCTACAATCTTCAATTCAACGTATAAACCGTGCTACAGAGCAACAGCAGCAAGAACATCATCAACAGTCCATGGAGGGTTCAATCGTTGAGGCTACCGAGCAAGCTGCTGTAAGCCATAATAGATAG
- the LOC136206542 gene encoding uncharacterized protein isoform X4, with product MEDSASAARHQEGERSTFDSAEADHPQVRYEEGKSEGTSFSQQSRRPSLSSLQIPERSLESSLHDFTKSEVTSVQSPCSSRAVLPPRPSSAMFKSPMRHFFPQRSLRTRNLSENGETTVLIIPDTPVSDVPVDKPSTSSLFSLNKAFFTTSSKATSSLPVTPIAMLGSTSIQERDLNGGSEKPKLEAKHHIRRSLSVPVSVKLKTLKRLESGGSRFRMVLANPHPPAADVLAKGEDERQIDSEDGGEDIPEEDAVCRICMIELGEGGDTLKLECSCKGDLALAHQECAVKWFSIKGNHTCDVCGHAVRNLPVKLLKIHNPQTSFRQTISISPHGEMTDYRVWQEIPVLILVSMLAYFCFLEQLLVSDFGAFALAISLPFSCLLGLLSSMIASTMDKAPSV from the exons ATGGAGGATTCAGCATCAGCAGCCAGACATCAAGAGGGAGAAAGATCCACATTTGATTCAGCCGAAGCCGATCATCCTCAG gtgCGGTATGAAGAGGGCAAAAGTGAAGGAACCTCTTTCTCTCAGCAGTCTAGGAGACCAAGCCTCTCTTCTCTTCAAATACCTGAAAGATCCTTGGAAAGTTCATTGCATGACTTTACGAAGAGTGAAGTTACTTCAGTACAGAGTCCTTGTTCCAGTAGAGCAGTTCTGCCCCCAAGACCTAGTTCAGCCATGTTCAAATCACCCATGAGACATTTCTTTCCTCAGAGGAGTTTAAGAACAAGAAATTTATCTGAGAATGGTGAGACAACAGTTCTCATCATTCCAGATACACCAGTCTCTGATGTTCCTGTGGATAAACCTTCTACTTCAAGTTTATTTTCTCTCAATAAAGCTTTTTTCACCACATCATCAAAAGCAACAAGTTCCTTACCAGTTACACCCATTGCTATGTTGGGCTCTACGTCTATACAGGAGAGAGATCTTAATGGTGGTTCTGAAAAACCT AAGTTAGAAGCTAAGCATCATATCAGACGCTCATTATCAGTTCCAGttagtgtaaaattaaaaacccTGAAAAGGCTGGAATCTGGTGGAAGTCGATTTCGTATGGTTTTAGCTAATCCTCATCCGCCAGCAGCTGATGTCTTAGCGAAAGGTGAAGATGAGAGACAAATAG ATAGTGAAGATGGTGGTGAAGATATTCCCGAAGAAGATGCAGTTTGCAGGATTTGTATGATTGAGCTGGGGGAAGGAGGTGATACTTTAAAGCTGGAATGTAGCTGCAAAGGAGACCTTGCGCTTGCACATCAAGAGTGTGCTGTAAAGTGGTTTAGCATCAAAGGAAACCATACATGTGACGTCTGTGGGCATGCTGTTCGGAATCTACCTGTAAAGTTACTAAAGATACATAATCCTCAAACTTCTTTTAGACAGACAATTTCTATATCACCACACGGGGAAATGACCGATTACAG AGTCTGGCAGGAAATACCAGTTCTTATCCTGGTCAGCATGCTAGCATATTTTTGTTTTCTGGAGCAACTACTG GTATCAGACTTTGGAGCTTTTGCTCTTGCCATTTCATTACCGTTCTCTTGTCTTTTAGGCCTCCTCTCTTCCATGATTGCTTCTACCATGG ATAAAGCACCTTCAGTTTGA
- the LOC136206542 gene encoding uncharacterized protein isoform X3: MEDSASAARHQEGERSTFDSAEADHPQVRYEEGKSEGTSFSQQSRRPSLSSLQIPERSLESSLHDFTKSEVTSVQSPCSSRAVLPPRPSSAMFKSPMRHFFPQRSLRTRNLSENGETTVLIIPDTPVSDVPVDKPSTSSLFSLNKAFFTTSSKATSSLPVTPIAMLGSTSIQERDLNGGSEKPKLEAKHHIRRSLSVPVSVKLKTLKRLESGGSRFRMVLANPHPPAADVLAKGEDERQIDSEDGGEDIPEEDAVCRICMIELGEGGDTLKLECSCKGDLALAHQECAVKWFSIKGNHTCDVCGHAVRNLPVKLLKIHNPQTSFRQTISISPHGEMTDYRVWQEIPVLILVSMLAYFCFLEQLLVSDFGAFALAISLPFSCLLGLLSSMIASTMGRKKVENYQGEEG, from the exons ATGGAGGATTCAGCATCAGCAGCCAGACATCAAGAGGGAGAAAGATCCACATTTGATTCAGCCGAAGCCGATCATCCTCAG gtgCGGTATGAAGAGGGCAAAAGTGAAGGAACCTCTTTCTCTCAGCAGTCTAGGAGACCAAGCCTCTCTTCTCTTCAAATACCTGAAAGATCCTTGGAAAGTTCATTGCATGACTTTACGAAGAGTGAAGTTACTTCAGTACAGAGTCCTTGTTCCAGTAGAGCAGTTCTGCCCCCAAGACCTAGTTCAGCCATGTTCAAATCACCCATGAGACATTTCTTTCCTCAGAGGAGTTTAAGAACAAGAAATTTATCTGAGAATGGTGAGACAACAGTTCTCATCATTCCAGATACACCAGTCTCTGATGTTCCTGTGGATAAACCTTCTACTTCAAGTTTATTTTCTCTCAATAAAGCTTTTTTCACCACATCATCAAAAGCAACAAGTTCCTTACCAGTTACACCCATTGCTATGTTGGGCTCTACGTCTATACAGGAGAGAGATCTTAATGGTGGTTCTGAAAAACCT AAGTTAGAAGCTAAGCATCATATCAGACGCTCATTATCAGTTCCAGttagtgtaaaattaaaaacccTGAAAAGGCTGGAATCTGGTGGAAGTCGATTTCGTATGGTTTTAGCTAATCCTCATCCGCCAGCAGCTGATGTCTTAGCGAAAGGTGAAGATGAGAGACAAATAG ATAGTGAAGATGGTGGTGAAGATATTCCCGAAGAAGATGCAGTTTGCAGGATTTGTATGATTGAGCTGGGGGAAGGAGGTGATACTTTAAAGCTGGAATGTAGCTGCAAAGGAGACCTTGCGCTTGCACATCAAGAGTGTGCTGTAAAGTGGTTTAGCATCAAAGGAAACCATACATGTGACGTCTGTGGGCATGCTGTTCGGAATCTACCTGTAAAGTTACTAAAGATACATAATCCTCAAACTTCTTTTAGACAGACAATTTCTATATCACCACACGGGGAAATGACCGATTACAG AGTCTGGCAGGAAATACCAGTTCTTATCCTGGTCAGCATGCTAGCATATTTTTGTTTTCTGGAGCAACTACTG GTATCAGACTTTGGAGCTTTTGCTCTTGCCATTTCATTACCGTTCTCTTGTCTTTTAGGCCTCCTCTCTTCCATGATTGCTTCTACCATGG GGCGCAAAAAAGTAGAAAATTACCAGGGAGAGGAGGGATAA